The proteins below come from a single Luteitalea sp. genomic window:
- a CDS encoding amidohydrolase family protein, whose amino-acid sequence MTRQTLLTATLAGLATAAVLFARQPDAAAPSFDLLIRHARIVDGSGSPWYRGDVAISGDTIVQIAPVIEAPAASSTDGRVIDAKGLILAPGFIDIHTHARRGIFDVPTAENYVRQGVTTVMEGPDGSSPLPLQAFLEKLEALGTSVNIGSFVGQGSIRREVMGEVDREPSAGEIERMRRLVDREMRAGAFGLSTGLFYVPGTFSTTSEVVELAKVAGRYGGLHISHMRDEASRVADSVKETITIGEQGGLPTQVTHHKVVGVANWGQSVETLRLVDEARARGVDVTIDQYPYTASSTSVQAALLPTWAQEGGEERIRARLRDPATRAKIRAETVRIIRDERGGGDPKNVQLARCDWQPSLAGKTLGDVTRERGQEPTLEQSAETALWIIEQGGCQGIFHAIGEEDLVRILQHPATMIASDGEVPIFGENVPHPRSYGTFARVLGVYVREKRVLTLEEAVRKMSALPAQRLSLGDRGLLRPGLRADLVLFDPASVRASATYERPHQYAEGVSLVVVNGEIVFEQGAMTSARPGRVLYGPGRPAEAPTGSSGAR is encoded by the coding sequence ATGACGCGACAGACTCTTCTGACGGCAACCCTCGCCGGGCTGGCGACCGCAGCGGTTCTCTTCGCACGACAACCGGACGCGGCGGCGCCCTCGTTCGATCTCCTCATCCGCCACGCCCGCATCGTCGACGGCAGCGGAAGCCCGTGGTACCGGGGCGACGTGGCGATCAGCGGCGACACGATCGTGCAGATCGCTCCGGTGATCGAGGCCCCGGCGGCGAGTAGCACGGACGGACGTGTCATCGACGCCAAGGGGCTCATCCTCGCTCCGGGGTTCATCGACATCCACACTCACGCGCGGCGCGGCATCTTCGACGTGCCCACGGCCGAGAACTACGTGCGCCAAGGCGTCACGACGGTCATGGAAGGGCCGGACGGCAGCTCGCCCCTGCCGCTGCAGGCCTTTCTCGAGAAGCTCGAAGCGCTGGGCACGAGTGTGAATATCGGCAGCTTCGTGGGTCAGGGATCGATTCGACGGGAGGTGATGGGAGAGGTCGATCGCGAGCCCAGCGCCGGCGAGATCGAGCGCATGCGCCGGCTGGTCGATCGGGAGATGCGCGCGGGCGCCTTCGGCCTGAGCACCGGCTTGTTCTATGTCCCCGGCACCTTCTCCACGACGTCAGAGGTGGTCGAGCTCGCCAAGGTGGCCGGCCGCTACGGCGGCCTTCACATCTCACACATGCGCGACGAAGCCTCGAGGGTGGCCGACAGCGTGAAGGAAACCATCACCATTGGCGAGCAAGGCGGCCTGCCCACGCAGGTCACCCATCACAAGGTCGTGGGTGTCGCCAACTGGGGGCAGAGCGTCGAGACACTGCGCCTGGTTGACGAGGCACGGGCACGTGGCGTGGACGTCACGATCGATCAGTATCCGTACACGGCGTCGAGCACCAGCGTGCAAGCGGCGCTGCTGCCCACCTGGGCGCAGGAGGGCGGAGAGGAGCGTATCCGGGCGCGACTACGCGACCCAGCCACACGCGCCAAGATTCGCGCGGAGACCGTCAGGATCATCCGCGACGAGCGTGGCGGCGGCGATCCAAAGAACGTGCAGCTTGCGCGGTGCGACTGGCAGCCGTCACTGGCCGGCAAGACGCTTGGCGACGTGACGCGCGAGCGAGGGCAGGAGCCGACCCTCGAGCAATCCGCCGAGACGGCGCTCTGGATCATCGAGCAAGGGGGCTGCCAAGGCATCTTCCACGCAATCGGCGAGGAGGATCTGGTGCGAATCCTGCAGCATCCGGCGACGATGATTGCGTCGGATGGCGAGGTGCCGATCTTTGGCGAGAACGTCCCGCACCCGCGGAGCTATGGCACCTTCGCACGCGTGCTCGGCGTGTACGTCCGCGAGAAGCGCGTGCTCACGCTCGAAGAAGCGGTCCGCAAGATGAGCGCGTTGCCAGCGCAGCGCCTGTCGCTGGGCGATCGCGGGCTGCTTCGTCCTGGGCTACGCGCCGATCTCGTGCTCTTCGATCCGGCCAGCGTCCGCGCGTCCGCGACCTACGAACGTCCCCATCAGTACGCCGAGGGTGTCTCCCTCGTGGTTGTCAACGGTGAGATCGTGTTCGAGCAGGGTGCCATGACGAGCGCTCGTCCCGGCCGTGTGCTCTACGGGCCCGGTCGGCCAGCGGAGGCACCGACAGGATCGTCCGGTGCGCGCTAG
- a CDS encoding helix-turn-helix domain-containing protein: protein MDVLTDVVQSVGFRNDVHGRWEFSAPWGLVMEGWRAHACFYVVTRGTAWIEVDGREAPLHVAGSDFVLLAKGQRHVIKDNAATVPLPAKDILCRNPARRDCQPGGVFEYGGGGARTTLVNGCFAFDDADNPLIAALPPIIHVTGDQGPPPMWLEASLQFMATEMSSGQLGAATVVGRLADILLVQAVRAHLAQGGESVQGWLRALLDPQISEALGLIHARPSDGWTVESLAARVAMSRSAFAARFSALVGEPPLTYLTRWRMHRARRLLASTHARVGDIAAQVGYETESAFHKAFKRWAGVAPSAYRQSRLNGAAPSAGAAS from the coding sequence ATGGATGTCTTGACCGACGTCGTCCAGTCAGTAGGGTTTCGGAACGATGTGCATGGCCGATGGGAGTTCTCCGCGCCATGGGGGCTCGTCATGGAGGGCTGGCGGGCGCATGCCTGCTTTTATGTCGTGACGCGTGGGACGGCCTGGATCGAGGTGGACGGGAGGGAGGCGCCGCTGCACGTCGCTGGGAGCGACTTCGTCCTGCTGGCGAAGGGCCAACGACATGTGATCAAGGACAACGCCGCCACGGTGCCGCTGCCCGCAAAGGACATCTTGTGTCGCAACCCGGCGCGGCGAGACTGTCAACCTGGAGGCGTGTTCGAGTACGGCGGCGGCGGCGCGCGGACGACGCTCGTAAACGGCTGCTTTGCGTTCGATGATGCGGACAATCCGTTGATTGCTGCGCTCCCGCCCATCATCCATGTCACGGGCGACCAGGGCCCGCCGCCGATGTGGCTCGAAGCGAGTCTCCAGTTCATGGCGACGGAGATGTCTTCCGGCCAGCTCGGCGCGGCTACGGTGGTAGGCCGCCTTGCGGACATCCTGCTCGTGCAGGCTGTGCGCGCGCACCTGGCGCAAGGCGGCGAGAGCGTACAGGGCTGGCTCCGCGCGTTGCTCGATCCGCAGATCAGTGAGGCGCTCGGCTTGATCCACGCGCGTCCATCGGACGGCTGGACCGTTGAGTCGCTCGCTGCTCGCGTTGCCATGTCACGATCCGCGTTTGCCGCCAGATTTTCGGCCCTTGTCGGCGAGCCGCCACTGACGTACCTCACGCGCTGGCGGATGCATCGTGCCCGTCGCCTGCTCGCCTCCACCCATGCTCGGGTCGGTGACATTGCCGCGCAGGTCGGTTACGAGACCGAGAGCGCTTTCCACAAGGCGTTCAAGCGCTGGGCGGGCGTGGCGCCCAGCGCGTACCGGCAGTCCCGGCTGAACGGCGCAGCACCCTCGGCGGGCGCGGCCTCCTAA
- a CDS encoding prolyl oligopeptidase family serine peptidase, with translation MVDRLAAQKLPLWIFHGGRDTVVQPSRSLEMAVALEAAGHPDVRLTVHEDLGHNVWTRVYEGQDLYSWFLKQRRE, from the coding sequence ATGGTCGATCGCCTGGCGGCGCAAAAGCTGCCGCTTTGGATCTTTCATGGCGGCCGCGATACGGTCGTGCAGCCGTCGCGCTCACTCGAGATGGCCGTCGCGCTCGAAGCCGCCGGACATCCCGACGTCCGTCTTACCGTCCACGAAGATCTCGGGCACAATGTGTGGACGCGTGTCTACGAAGGCCAGGACCTCTATTCCTGGTTCCTTAAACAGCGCCGCGAATAG
- a CDS encoding FtsX-like permease family protein, whose protein sequence is MSWLWRLTRILERWFDRLRVEEELNDEVQAYFDIQVERGMARGLTREEAQRAVRLRLGGSEQVKEKVRDGWRGIALEMFGRDLRAGLRMMWRSPGFTVAALLSLTLGIGATTAVFSVLHALLLAPLPFRAPENLIHISQSRPKAPPGYTDGTSLAELAVWKDQSVTFEELTAWEWTRHHLRADNVPTYVFGLAVADNFFSLLGVRAALGRTLADDDVRLRRRVVVISHRLWTGRFGADPRIVGKTVLLDDQLYEIVGVMPSDFRYPADASQVPGLVSEMWEPMAAPDAPGHRVTVLGRLGAGATVAQARSELTGLMSQPNQTDAGTSPGARPLLARVVDRVTRHLRPAVMLLVGAVVLVLMIACANVANLLLVRSTIRLRETAVRLSLGASRTRVLLQSLSENLVLAVSGSIAGLVGTYWALHAIIPFFPHNIPRIEDIGINGTVLFAALAISVGVALLLAVVPTLALNRLELARTIQADENAPSLRPGSVRLTNVLVVFQVAVALVLLVGAGLTIRSLSALNRVDMGFSPDSVLTARLMPPGHRDNSWEQISRFHREVLRNVRSQRGVSSAALVMTLPLSGRSTKARISSDFIDGEQFGEANVVSADYFQVMKVGLLTGRHFSDRDRHGSDPVAIVNRRLAHQLWPSVDSVGQRLITGGMSRTVVGVVDDEKHWGLDQPAEPKYYVPYDQDAGSANQGLLTFLVVRTTVDPAMLVPETRQAIWSADRTVPADDVKTMNQLVADSIAVPRFRTLLLGALALLALVVSTIGIYAVMAYHVTRRTRDIGISMALGAQPRQVLGSVLLDGLRLATTGMAIGLAVAAFLSRVLANQLFGVEPLDYWAFAGAAALILVVAASACFIPARWATRVDPLTALRHS, encoded by the coding sequence ATGTCGTGGCTCTGGCGGCTCACACGCATCCTCGAGCGTTGGTTCGATCGCCTTCGGGTGGAAGAGGAGCTGAATGATGAAGTCCAGGCGTACTTCGACATTCAGGTGGAGCGCGGCATGGCGCGCGGGCTCACGCGGGAGGAGGCACAACGAGCAGTGAGGCTGCGGCTCGGAGGCTCCGAGCAGGTGAAGGAGAAGGTGAGAGACGGTTGGAGAGGGATCGCGCTCGAGATGTTCGGGCGTGATCTTCGGGCTGGGTTGCGCATGATGTGGCGTAGTCCCGGTTTCACCGTCGCCGCCCTCCTGTCGTTGACGCTCGGCATCGGTGCCACGACGGCGGTGTTCAGCGTCCTGCATGCGCTGCTGCTCGCACCGCTGCCGTTCCGCGCGCCCGAGAATCTCATTCATATCTCCCAGAGTCGCCCCAAGGCGCCGCCAGGGTACACGGACGGTACCTCGCTGGCGGAGCTGGCGGTTTGGAAAGATCAGAGTGTGACCTTCGAAGAGCTCACGGCCTGGGAATGGACGCGGCACCATCTGCGTGCAGACAACGTCCCCACATATGTCTTCGGTCTCGCTGTCGCCGACAACTTCTTCTCTCTGCTGGGCGTCCGTGCGGCACTCGGTCGAACGTTGGCGGACGACGATGTTCGGCTTCGCCGCCGCGTTGTCGTCATCAGCCATCGTCTGTGGACTGGCCGTTTCGGGGCGGATCCACGCATTGTCGGGAAGACGGTTCTTCTGGATGACCAGTTGTACGAGATCGTCGGCGTGATGCCGTCGGACTTTCGCTACCCAGCCGACGCTTCTCAAGTGCCTGGGCTGGTGAGCGAGATGTGGGAGCCGATGGCGGCACCGGACGCGCCGGGACACCGGGTTACGGTGTTGGGACGGCTCGGTGCCGGGGCCACCGTCGCGCAAGCCCGAAGTGAGCTGACCGGCTTGATGTCCCAACCGAACCAGACAGATGCCGGCACCTCGCCAGGCGCGAGGCCGCTGCTCGCGCGGGTCGTCGATCGGGTGACGAGACACCTGCGCCCTGCCGTGATGCTGCTGGTCGGGGCCGTTGTCCTCGTCTTGATGATCGCCTGCGCGAATGTGGCAAACCTCCTCCTCGTGCGCTCCACGATACGGTTGCGCGAGACCGCGGTGCGCCTGTCGCTCGGCGCCAGCCGTACCCGTGTGTTGCTGCAGTCGCTGTCAGAGAACCTCGTTCTGGCGGTTTCCGGAAGCATCGCCGGTCTGGTCGGCACCTACTGGGCGTTGCACGCCATCATTCCCTTCTTTCCGCACAACATCCCGCGCATCGAGGACATTGGCATCAACGGGACCGTACTGTTCGCGGCTCTTGCGATATCCGTAGGCGTCGCACTGCTGCTTGCCGTGGTGCCGACGCTCGCGCTGAACCGTCTGGAGCTTGCCAGGACGATTCAGGCGGACGAGAACGCGCCATCCCTGCGCCCCGGCTCGGTGCGGCTGACCAACGTGCTCGTCGTTTTCCAGGTCGCGGTGGCGCTCGTGCTCCTGGTTGGTGCCGGGTTGACGATTCGAAGCCTGTCGGCGCTCAATCGTGTCGACATGGGTTTTTCGCCGGACTCGGTGTTGACTGCGAGACTGATGCCACCTGGGCATCGAGACAACTCATGGGAGCAAATCAGTCGGTTTCACAGAGAGGTGCTGCGCAACGTTCGATCTCAACGTGGCGTGTCGTCAGCGGCGCTCGTCATGACGTTGCCGCTGAGTGGACGCTCGACGAAGGCGAGAATCTCGAGCGATTTCATCGACGGTGAGCAGTTTGGTGAGGCGAACGTCGTGAGCGCCGATTACTTCCAAGTCATGAAGGTCGGTCTATTGACGGGGCGGCACTTCAGCGACCGGGACCGACATGGCAGCGATCCTGTTGCGATCGTGAATCGGCGGCTTGCCCATCAGTTGTGGCCGTCGGTGGACTCGGTGGGGCAGAGACTCATCACTGGCGGCATGTCGCGGACGGTCGTTGGCGTCGTCGATGATGAAAAGCACTGGGGACTCGACCAGCCAGCCGAGCCGAAATACTACGTCCCGTACGATCAGGACGCAGGATCCGCCAACCAGGGCCTTCTCACGTTCCTCGTGGTTCGAACGACAGTGGATCCGGCTATGTTGGTTCCCGAGACACGACAGGCCATTTGGTCGGCGGACAGGACCGTCCCGGCTGACGATGTCAAGACCATGAATCAGCTCGTGGCCGACTCGATTGCCGTCCCGCGATTCAGGACCTTGCTGCTCGGCGCGCTTGCGCTTCTGGCGCTCGTCGTATCGACGATTGGTATCTACGCTGTGATGGCGTACCACGTCACGCGGCGCACGCGCGACATCGGCATCAGCATGGCGTTGGGCGCCCAGCCGCGCCAGGTTCTCGGCAGTGTACTGCTCGATGGTCTTCGACTTGCCACCACCGGTATGGCCATAGGTCTCGCGGTGGCTGCGTTCCTCAGCCGCGTGCTCGCAAATCAGCTCTTTGGTGTTGAGCCTCTGGACTACTGGGCCTTCGCTGGCGCGGCCGCGCTCATTCTCGTCGTTGCCGCATCCGCCTGCTTCATACCCGCGCGATGGGCCACGCGCGTCGATCCGCTTACTGCACTCCGTCATAGCTGA
- a CDS encoding FtsX-like permease family protein yields MVWTSRLRHLYQRIYRRQRVDEELDAEVREYFETLIERGTARGLSRVFGMTAMLGRTFAEDEDQPGSEKVVVISHRSWHNLLGARRPVIGRDILLNGESYTIIGVLPDESPFDRQWADLWVPLVLPSDAPRNYHYLTAFARLEHGVPVQEARAEMQAIGLALGYGLLRWIQQLLPPFFLPSEVNVSMDGRVLLFLAAITIITSLACGVAPAIQAARGDAADAITEGGRTSSTGRRPVRARQTFIAAQVAVVFILLVTGGLLIRSLQRLMTVDVGFVSDGVMSASLPLPRDRDPNPGELTQYINRLLDAVRAVPGVQEAAMTTALPLRGWGNGVRFRLPDEFDRIRGTGFKIVTPGYFPALGLRLVEGRLLDEQDTAGSPSVVVVNQSFAERYSPDEPAVGKRILVERILPSRRGVGAEVSWEIIGVVADEKANGLERPSDVGVYASFAQNPVVGLGLVAKGHGNASALIKAVQHAVWNVNKHQALLRPMTVEQIKTEAAMPRRLMALLMAGFGALAMFLACAGIYGLLAFVTARRTQELGIRAALGATRRDLIRMVVTGGVKPVLVGIAIGLLATVPLSRVIQSILFETSSLDGPTLLGVSTLFLAVALTSCFIPAWWASRIDPMSALRQE; encoded by the coding sequence GTGGTGTGGACGAGCCGCTTGAGGCATCTGTATCAGCGCATATATCGTCGGCAACGCGTCGACGAGGAGCTGGACGCCGAGGTGCGAGAGTACTTCGAGACGCTGATCGAGCGCGGCACGGCGCGAGGTTTGTCGCGCGTGTTCGGCATGACCGCGATGCTCGGCCGAACCTTCGCGGAAGACGAAGACCAACCTGGTAGCGAGAAGGTGGTGGTCATCAGTCATCGCTCATGGCACAACCTGCTTGGCGCTCGCCGCCCTGTAATCGGCCGCGACATCCTGCTCAACGGAGAGTCCTATACGATCATCGGGGTGCTGCCCGATGAGAGCCCATTCGATCGGCAATGGGCAGATCTGTGGGTTCCACTCGTGCTGCCCTCTGACGCTCCCCGGAACTATCACTACCTCACTGCGTTTGCGCGGCTGGAGCACGGTGTCCCGGTGCAAGAAGCACGAGCGGAGATGCAGGCCATTGGCCTCGCGCTCGGCTATGGCCTGCTGCGCTGGATTCAACAGCTGCTGCCACCATTCTTTCTCCCGTCCGAGGTGAACGTCTCGATGGATGGTCGCGTGCTGCTGTTTCTGGCTGCGATCACGATCATCACGAGCCTGGCCTGTGGTGTAGCGCCAGCCATTCAGGCCGCGCGCGGCGATGCGGCCGACGCGATCACGGAAGGCGGGCGGACGAGCTCGACTGGTCGCCGCCCCGTTCGTGCGCGTCAGACCTTCATCGCCGCACAGGTCGCGGTGGTGTTCATCCTTCTCGTCACAGGCGGCCTGTTGATTCGCAGCCTCCAGCGGCTGATGACCGTCGACGTTGGCTTCGTGTCCGATGGGGTGATGTCAGCGTCCCTGCCGCTGCCGAGGGACCGCGACCCGAACCCGGGCGAATTGACTCAGTACATCAATCGACTGCTGGACGCGGTGCGTGCGGTGCCCGGCGTGCAGGAGGCTGCCATGACGACGGCGCTGCCGTTGCGCGGCTGGGGGAACGGCGTGCGGTTTCGTCTGCCAGATGAATTCGATCGAATCCGCGGAACCGGATTCAAGATCGTCACGCCGGGCTACTTTCCCGCGCTCGGGCTCCGTTTGGTCGAGGGGCGTCTGCTCGACGAGCAGGATACGGCAGGCTCCCCCTCGGTCGTCGTCGTCAACCAGTCATTTGCCGAACGCTACTCACCAGACGAGCCCGCGGTAGGGAAGCGCATTCTCGTCGAGCGCATCCTTCCCTCGAGACGCGGGGTGGGAGCCGAAGTGTCGTGGGAGATTATTGGCGTCGTCGCCGACGAGAAAGCCAACGGCTTGGAGCGCCCGAGCGACGTGGGCGTCTATGCGAGCTTTGCGCAGAATCCGGTCGTCGGCCTCGGACTCGTGGCAAAGGGGCATGGCAACGCCAGCGCGCTGATCAAAGCCGTCCAACATGCAGTCTGGAACGTAAACAAGCATCAAGCGCTGCTTCGCCCGATGACCGTGGAGCAGATCAAGACGGAAGCGGCGATGCCGCGCCGGCTGATGGCGCTGCTCATGGCGGGCTTCGGAGCGCTTGCTATGTTCCTGGCCTGTGCGGGCATCTACGGTCTGCTAGCATTCGTTACAGCACGACGAACACAGGAGCTCGGGATCCGGGCGGCGCTCGGTGCGACACGACGCGATCTTATTCGCATGGTGGTCACCGGGGGTGTAAAGCCTGTTCTGGTGGGAATTGCCATCGGCCTGCTCGCGACCGTTCCGCTGTCGCGCGTCATCCAGTCGATTTTGTTCGAGACAAGCTCCCTCGATGGGCCGACCCTGCTGGGAGTGAGCACATTGTTCCTTGCCGTCGCCTTGACGTCCTGTTTCATCCCTGCCTGGTGGGCGTCGCGAATCGATCCGATGTCGGCACTGCGGCAGGAGTAG
- a CDS encoding alkene reductase, translating into MELFTSYQLGDLAVANRMMMSAMTRNRAVAGNVPTPLAATYYSQRATAGVIVTEASQVSPQGVGYVRTPGIHSAEQVAGWRMVTDAVHRAGGVMFLQLWHVGRISHPDFHGGELPVAPSAIAPEGQSYTYAGPKPMVAPRALDLAELPHIVDQFRCGAEQAKLAGFDGVEIHGANGYLPDQFLRDGANQRTDAYGGSIPNRARLPLEIVEAVASVWDAGRVGYKISPTSAFNSMSDSNPLATFSYLVKELSARGVAYLAVNETIGGQWAVPAHQRITPALRALFRGTLIVNGGYEDTSGQAAIRAGGADLVAYGVRFLANPDLPRRFKEQAPLNAPDPATFYGGEGAGYVDYPFLDPIAAEPV; encoded by the coding sequence ATGGAGCTGTTCACTTCATATCAGTTGGGCGATCTCGCCGTGGCGAATCGGATGATGATGTCGGCCATGACGCGGAATCGGGCGGTGGCCGGCAACGTGCCGACTCCCCTTGCAGCGACCTACTACAGTCAGCGCGCCACGGCTGGCGTGATCGTGACCGAAGCGTCACAGGTGAGCCCGCAAGGCGTGGGTTACGTCCGCACGCCGGGGATTCACTCTGCGGAGCAAGTTGCCGGGTGGCGCATGGTCACCGACGCGGTGCATCGGGCCGGCGGCGTCATGTTTCTACAGTTGTGGCATGTCGGGCGTATCTCGCATCCCGACTTCCACGGCGGTGAGTTGCCAGTGGCACCGTCGGCCATCGCGCCGGAAGGTCAGAGCTACACATACGCCGGACCGAAGCCCATGGTCGCGCCGCGTGCGCTCGATCTCGCAGAGTTACCGCACATCGTCGACCAGTTCCGGTGCGGCGCCGAGCAGGCGAAGCTCGCGGGATTCGACGGTGTGGAGATCCATGGGGCGAACGGATACTTACCCGACCAGTTCCTGCGGGACGGCGCCAACCAGCGCACGGATGCGTACGGGGGCAGCATCCCGAATCGCGCCCGTCTCCCGCTCGAGATCGTGGAGGCTGTCGCCAGCGTTTGGGATGCCGGTCGCGTCGGCTACAAGATCTCGCCGACGAGCGCCTTCAACTCGATGAGCGATTCGAACCCGCTGGCCACGTTCTCGTATCTGGTGAAGGAGCTCTCGGCCCGCGGTGTGGCGTATCTCGCGGTCAACGAAACAATCGGCGGCCAATGGGCCGTCCCAGCCCATCAGCGGATCACGCCCGCGCTTCGCGCGCTGTTCCGAGGGACGCTCATCGTGAACGGCGGCTACGAGGACACGTCTGGACAGGCCGCTATCCGCGCCGGCGGTGCCGATCTCGTGGCGTACGGGGTCAGGTTTCTGGCGAACCCAGATCTTCCACGACGGTTCAAAGAACAGGCGCCGCTCAACGCACCTGACCCTGCGACGTTCTACGGTGGTGAGGGGGCGGGGTACGTTGACTACCCGTTTCTGGATCCCATTGCGGCCGAGCCCGTGTAA
- a CDS encoding damage-inducible protein DinB, protein MGGVMLSQVAAAQAPELGQGWLAEFNMAARQLGELADATPAEKFGWRPAAGVRSMSEVYVHVAVGNFWLLEQAGVKVPDGLSKLPKDPEKSITDKAEVLKWLQASFDAVRKSYPTTDREKKVEFRGQETTSEQVFLRILVHNHEHMGQAIAYARMNDIVPPWSKASGD, encoded by the coding sequence ATGGGCGGGGTGATGCTTTCGCAGGTCGCGGCAGCACAGGCGCCAGAGCTCGGGCAGGGTTGGCTGGCCGAGTTCAATATGGCCGCGCGCCAGCTCGGAGAGCTCGCCGACGCCACACCTGCGGAGAAGTTCGGCTGGCGGCCTGCAGCGGGCGTCCGCTCCATGAGCGAGGTCTACGTGCATGTTGCGGTGGGCAACTTCTGGCTCCTCGAACAGGCGGGCGTCAAGGTGCCGGACGGCCTGTCGAAGCTGCCCAAGGATCCCGAGAAGAGCATCACCGACAAGGCGGAGGTGCTCAAGTGGCTCCAGGCGTCGTTCGACGCGGTCCGTAAGAGCTATCCGACCACGGACAGAGAGAAGAAGGTGGAGTTCCGTGGTCAGGAGACAACGTCCGAACAGGTGTTTCTGCGCATCCTCGTCCACAACCACGAGCACATGGGACAAGCCATCGCGTACGCTCGTATGAACGACATCGTCCCTCCCTGGTCGAAAGCGAGTGGCGATTAG
- a CDS encoding PadR family transcriptional regulator — protein sequence MTKAADLLQGTLDLLILRTLQLQPLHGVGIADRIEQVTRGVFMVGPGSLFPALHRLAEKGWIDGQWGELENGRRAKFYTLTRAGRAQLAKEKRHWAKVQTAVNQVLAEET from the coding sequence ATGACGAAGGCCGCTGATCTTCTTCAAGGAACGCTGGATCTCCTCATTCTCCGTACGCTCCAGCTGCAACCGCTGCATGGCGTCGGGATCGCCGATCGCATCGAGCAGGTGACGCGCGGCGTGTTCATGGTTGGGCCGGGATCTCTGTTTCCAGCGCTGCACCGATTGGCAGAGAAGGGGTGGATCGACGGGCAGTGGGGCGAGCTGGAGAACGGTCGCCGCGCCAAGTTCTACACCTTGACGCGGGCCGGTCGGGCGCAACTGGCCAAGGAGAAGCGTCACTGGGCCAAGGTGCAGACGGCCGTAAACCAGGTGCTCGCCGAGGAGACCTAG